The following are encoded in a window of Halosolutus halophilus genomic DNA:
- a CDS encoding universal stress protein — MARPRDHRVLVPIDVLGGESVPQTIVDAFASVPVVLLGYREIPDQTGTDQAREQYEDRARAELDELVTVFEDAGCLDVTSRLVFTHDRLKTFERVAVEAECDAVLLLNPAPVLESVLVAVRSDVNLEYIARLLGTLLTGTELTVTFFHVVSDEADRDRGTELLDAAVDTFADEGVDRDRIDTSLAVDGSPTQAILDAAADHDLLVAGESRPSVRRFIFRDRAETLARDTVDPVLVIRGEYLEQDEEEPDESDRTVVRDDEDA, encoded by the coding sequence ATGGCTCGCCCCCGTGACCACCGTGTGCTCGTCCCGATCGACGTCCTGGGCGGCGAAAGCGTACCCCAGACGATCGTCGATGCGTTCGCGTCGGTTCCGGTCGTCCTGCTCGGCTACCGAGAGATTCCCGACCAGACCGGGACGGACCAGGCACGCGAGCAGTACGAGGACCGTGCCCGCGCCGAACTCGACGAACTCGTGACCGTCTTCGAAGACGCCGGCTGTCTCGACGTCACGTCCCGACTCGTCTTCACCCACGATCGTCTCAAGACGTTCGAACGCGTCGCCGTCGAGGCCGAGTGCGACGCGGTCTTGCTGCTCAATCCCGCACCGGTTCTCGAATCGGTGCTCGTCGCCGTCCGCAGCGACGTCAACCTCGAGTACATCGCCCGACTCCTCGGGACGCTGCTCACCGGCACCGAACTCACGGTGACGTTCTTTCACGTCGTGTCCGACGAGGCCGATCGGGACCGCGGCACCGAACTCCTCGACGCCGCGGTCGACACGTTCGCCGACGAGGGAGTCGACCGCGATCGGATCGACACCTCGCTCGCCGTAGACGGATCGCCGACGCAGGCGATTCTCGACGCCGCGGCCGATCACGACCTGCTCGTTGCCGGCGAGAGCCGGCCCTCCGTGCGCCGGTTCATCTTCCGCGATCGGGCGGAGACGCTGGCCAGGGACACGGTCGATCCGGTGCTCGTGATCCGCGGGGAATACCTCGAGCAGGACGAGGAGGAGCCTGACGAGAGTGATCGGACGGTGGTGCGAGACGATGAGGATGCGTGA
- a CDS encoding universal stress protein has protein sequence MTRILVPLAILEGESVSAGLTSLLQPMNVTVLGYHVVPEQTPPDQARLQYEERATDALEDLASEFGAEDGTAEYRLVFTHDRTQTIDRVAAETGSDVYAIRGATGPVDRLLVALTGDVAVERICSFVAELIGDREIGATLFLATDDEEGGRELLELAATPLADRGIDVRTELAVDEPPFEALLDAAADHDAVVMGERAPSLRSLVFGEEADRVAAGSVGPVLVVRQREDDSEESADRTANGDDS, from the coding sequence ATGACACGGATACTCGTTCCACTGGCGATACTCGAGGGGGAATCGGTCTCGGCCGGATTGACGTCGCTGCTCCAGCCGATGAACGTGACCGTGCTGGGCTATCACGTCGTTCCCGAGCAGACGCCGCCGGACCAGGCACGATTGCAGTACGAAGAACGGGCGACCGACGCGCTCGAGGACCTCGCCTCGGAGTTCGGAGCAGAGGACGGGACCGCCGAGTACCGCCTCGTGTTTACGCACGATCGAACACAGACGATCGATCGAGTTGCCGCGGAGACGGGGTCGGACGTCTACGCCATCAGGGGCGCGACCGGCCCCGTCGATCGCCTCCTCGTGGCGCTGACGGGCGACGTCGCCGTCGAACGGATCTGTTCGTTCGTCGCGGAACTGATCGGCGATCGCGAGATCGGCGCGACGCTTTTTCTTGCGACCGACGACGAGGAGGGGGGGCGGGAACTGCTCGAGTTGGCCGCGACGCCGCTTGCTGATCGCGGGATCGACGTCCGGACCGAACTCGCGGTCGACGAACCCCCGTTCGAGGCGCTCCTCGACGCCGCGGCAGACCACGACGCCGTCGTGATGGGCGAACGGGCCCCGTCGCTCCGATCGCTCGTCTTCGGCGAGGAAGCCGACCGCGTCGCCGCCGGCTCCGTCGGTCCGGTGCTCGTCGTTCGACAGCGAGAAGACGATTCCGAGGAGTCCGCCGATCGGACGGCTAACGGCGACGACTCGTGA